A window of Balaenoptera ricei isolate mBalRic1 chromosome 12, mBalRic1.hap2, whole genome shotgun sequence genomic DNA:
GTGAATAAGACCTCATATCGCTCGAGAGCAATCACTTGGACGAGCTCAGCCCTGAGTTCCGATAGCTCCTCACTGTCACATGACAGTGGGAAGGGGGAGAAGCCCCCACGAAGGCTTAGGGCCTGTTGCTGATAAAAGAGTTTAGCAAAGTCTGCCTGACTCAACACAGACACCGGTTTGGCAGGGCCCAGTGGTAggtggtgaggggacagcaggcacACACGGTGTGGGCAGGACTCACATTGGGTGAGAGCAGCATGGCGGCTCCACGTGATGCGTCCAAGCAAAGGGGACGCATCCAGGGGGCTAAGAGGAGAGGGGCCGGGGTCTCATCCCAGGAGGAAGGGGCGGGAAGGCCTTTGCAGACCCAACTCCAAAGGCCTGTTCTCACAGGAAGTCGCTTGGGTCACAGCAGGCAAGACACAAGGCCAACAGTAGAGACCGTGCAGGACAGAACTAGGAGGGGCCGGTGCTCCGCGGAGCGGTGGGGATTCTGGCTCAGCCCGTTGCTCGCACGTGGCCCCAGCCTCCTGCGGACCCCAGAGCCCCAGTCACTGAGCGGCCCCTGCCTAGAGCAGAGGTGACTCGGGGGATGGGTGGGACTGACCTGGGGTGGACGCTCCCAGGAAGAGATGGAGTGCAGCCGGGACCCTCATACTGAGAGCTGGGTGTGCTGCTGGCTAAGAGGCctggagaggagggaaaagaaggagGTTTGCCTGCAGCCCTCCCCAAGGCCATGAGGACGCAAGGCCCCTCTTCCACGGGAACTGCCACTGGGTCCTTTAGGCCCTCCTTCAGGGAGGAGCAGGACCTGAGTAAAGGGAGCAGATTGAGTCCTTACTGGCTTCAGTCTTGAGCCTAAGTGGGTGGTAGCAGGGCCTGGGGCTGACTCTGTGatgcaggaaaggaaggaagaggtgaGAACAAGCTGCCCGacccagggtggaggtgggggacgGAGGACATACATGCCCCTCAGTGAGggcggggctggaggtggggagggactgGGGAGGGGCAGCCCCAGGAAGGATTGCCTCCGCCCTGTGGACCAACACCTGTTTCTTTTCTGAAGGCTGACGGTGCTCCAAAGCCTTCAGACAGGTGCTCTGTCTCCCTCAGGGACTTGGCCTTTGCTTGGCCACCTTTGATCTCCTGCTGTTCCTGCCTTAGACCCCAGGAGATCAGACCCTATGAATCCCGAGTCTGCCGTCCCATCCCGATGACACGGCAGAAGCACCATCTCGTGGCCTTTATCACATTTGGTGAACATCTTactcagcatctttttttttcgaCCATATTTTGCCACTTTCTCTTGGTGCTAAGTGATGGAATCCCTGCACTGAAACGTTCAACTGCTTGAACAAGAAATCTCCACAAACAGGACACTTTCCATCTTCTTCTAGTTTGTGCAAAATCAGACTCTTCTCTGCATCATGACCTCGTTCTTGCAAATGATGATATTGCAAGAAAAATATCATCTGCTATTACAGGACCTCAGGGATTCTTTCTATGTCCAGAGAAGCAACCTCAGTGTATTATcagcagagtgaagtaagtcagaaagagaaaaataaatgtcgtatattaacgcatatatgtggaatctagaaaaatggtacagatgaacctatttgcagggcaggaatagaaatgcaaaggtagagaacagacgtgcggacacagaggggaaggggagggtgggatgaatcgggagattgggattgacatccacgaccatgtgtaaaatagatagctagtgggaacctgctttatagtacagggagatcagcttggtgctctgtgatgacctagaggggtgggatggcgGGGAGGCGGCAGGGAGGGGAGGTCCAGGAGGgaagggacatatgtatacatatagcttattcacttcattgtacagcacaaactaacacagcattgtaaagcaattatactcgaattaaaaaaaaagaacaaaattttatttatgactgtttCCCTTAGTAATTTATTACACTATACTGATATTTAAATCAATATCTCTTTATTGCAAAAAACTTAATTACTTCAGATTTCTGTTTTATAATCCAGGAGAGAATTCATGGCATTTCACCATTCTCCGTGTTATAGGATTAAATATAACCGGTGATTCTGCTACATTTCTTGTGGAAACAGAGAATGCAAGGATTGCTCTTAAAGTAACATGCAGTCCAGCTGTCTGTCTCAGACATTATCCACATACCCTGGATGCAAATGTATATTCTGGAATTTAAACAATGAGATTTCTTTCGATTGTGCCCAGATCCCCGTCCCCCTCAGCGGTGACTCTCCTGTGATTCCTCCGCCTTGACCTCCCTTTCTCCAGGGAGAAGTCAGTCTTCACAGCACAAACACGTCTACTTCGAAAAGTTGTTTTATTTCCCCATGGGTAGAGGATCATATTCAGAATAAATAATGAACTCCTACAAATAAATAAGAGTAAGTTAAACTCTCCTAAGTTTTGGGCAAATGCTTGAGTAGTTCACAGACGGTGAGTAAGCCTGTGAAGAGACTGAACATATCCCAAATAACcaacatgacaaaaaaaaaacactgggatACCCTTACACATTCATATAATtgacagcattttatttatttatttattttaacatctttatcggagtataattgctttacaatggtgtgttagtttctgctgtatcacaaagtgaatcagctataggtacacatatatccccatatcccctccctcttgcgtctccctcccaccctccctatcccacccctctagggggacacaaagcaccgagctgatctccctgtgctatgcggctgcttcccactagctattttacatttggtagtgtatatatgtccatgccactctctcacttcgtcccagcttacccttccccctcctcgtgtcctcaagtccattctctacgtctgcaaaTTGACATCAGTCATTGCTGCTTCACTCTGCACTTTTATGTGATGGAGAGGGCTTCGTTCCTTCAACCTCATGAACCCAACCTCTGCCAGCTTcacacttttcttctgcagcttcttcacctccctcagccttcatagaattgaggAGAGTTAGGGCTTTGTTCTGGTTTAGACTTTGGCTTAAGGCAATGTTGTGGCTCGTTTGATCTTCTATTCAGACcagtaaaacttttttcttaccagcagtaaggctgttttgctttcttatcatttgtgtgttcactggagtagcacttttgaTTTGCcttaagaacttttcctttgcagtcACAACTTGACTGActggcacaagaggcctagctgCTGGCCTGCcttggcttttgacatgccttcttCAAAAGCTTAACCATTTCTACCTTtggatttaaagtgagagacgcaTGATTCTCCCTTTCACTTGGACACTGAGAGGCTACTGtaaggttattaattggcctaatttcaatattgttgtgtctcagggactCAGGAGGtccgaggagagggagagaggtgagggaagggaaggtcagtggagcagtcagaacacacccAACATATATCGCTTAAGTTTGCCATCTGATATGGGCACAGTTCCTGGCGCCCCAAAACAACTACAGTGGTAACATCAAAGATTATCGATCACACAAAAGCAAGATCAAGATGGCCGAATAGGAAGCCCTGAGCTCCCCTTTCCCATGAACACACCTCAAGTACAACTACATACAGaacaactctctctctctgtgaagATTCTAATGCTAatgtcttccagaaacaccctcacagacaaaCCCAGAAATCATGTTTTACCAGCTCTAAGGGTATCCCTTAgcttagtcaagttgacacataaaattaaccaggaCAAAGGTTTCATACTGCTTGAACACAGTTACTTAGGCAAGCTCAGCTTTGAGTTCTGATAACTCCTCAAAACCGTCAAAAGCCTCTGGGAAAGGACAGAAGCCCACACCAAGTTTTATGGCCTGTTGATGCTTAAAGGGATTTTGCAAAATCAGGCCTGAGGCAAGCCAGCTTCTCCCTTTGGGAGGGGCCCATGTGGGGGTGGTGTGGAGACAGCGGAACACAAGGCATGAGCAACAGGCAAATTTGGGTGAGAGCAGCATTACTTACAGCAGCCTGGACGTGGAGCAACctagtgtccactgatggatgcaTGGTGAAcgaaagtgatatatatattcacataacaGAATAGGATTCCTCCACAACagagaaggaaatcttgtcatttgtgacaacatggaaggaccttgagggcattaggcCAAGCGAAAgaaaccagaaagagaaagacaaagatcgTATTATCGTGATTGTGGaaccaaaaaagaattaaaaaaaaaacctcatagatAGAACATAGTGGTGGTGATTGTCAGAGGTGAGGATTGGGGAGGATGGGAGAAAGGGGTGAAGAcagtaaaaagtacaaacttccagctataaaataaataagtcctgtggatgtaatgtacagcatggtgagtaTAGTTAATCAGACtgtacagttgacccctgaacaacacaggtttgaactttGTGGGACCACTTTAACTCGgattgttttcaataaatacagtactACTCCATCTGCCATTGGTTGAGTCCGGCGTTGGTTGAATCCTCCAATGAGGAATCGCGGATACGGAGGACTGCCTATGGGACCTGAGCACCAGAGGATTTTGGTATCCCaggtgggtcctggaaccaatccccagtGGATACCGAGGGACAACTGGATTGTATCAATATATTTGAAaagtgctaagagagtagatctcagaAGTTTtcaccaaaaggaaaaacaattttaactACGTGTGGTGATGGTTGTTACCTAAACGGTTATGGttttcatttcacaatatatacaaatatcaaaacatTACATAACATGGAGGAAGAGTGATAGCAGAACCACTGATTCTGCTAGATTTCTCATGGAAATAGACAATTTAAGGAAAAGCTAGATCACCCAAGGGGAGCTTTTGCCCAGACTGGAACTCTGGGATACTCCTCGCAAATTCTCGGTATTTATAGTCTAACTGTCCCTTTGCCGTGGTGGCTTCTCCACATGTTCTCATGACAAGCCACCAGCAGGGTCCCACGGCAGATGAGCTAAAAAGTGCTGATGAACCACAGCCGGTAAGACGACACTCTGTCACATCTTACTTCATTCTTGCATCAAACCAATACACAGCGTCAGTGCGAAGTGAGGAGTGCGCGTGTGCTGGGGAAGACCCGTGCGCCTGGGACCCTGGAGGTTCAAGATGAATGTGGGGACCACTGTGGATGATGAGCTGGGAGGGAATGTTGCTAGAGAGAGTGGGTGGTGCCCTGCCCCCTCTGACTTGTCCTGGCCTTGATCACAGACGACCTAGAAGGGCGGTGAGATTCATGGAACCGAAAGCAGGGAGGGGCAGTCGGAAGAATAAATTAGATGTCCGGTGCCatgcacttttatttatttattgtatctaTTTATTTAGCTGGACTTACAATGAACGCCACCCAAGAACGACTGCCCTGTGGCCGCTgccaggtgggtggggaggaacgTCTGATTAGGAAGCGTGGGGGACGGGGCCGGAGTTCTGGGAAATGGGGCGGAGCCGACCCGGAAGTCAGCTGGCCTCCGTGGGAAACGCGCAGTGAGGTTGTAACCTGTTCACCCTGAGCTGCTCGTGGAGAGTAATTGGCAAGAAGTAGCTCTCGGTCTCCAGTCCCGGGTCCCCAAATCCCGCCCAGGTTGGCAAGAGGAAGGAAGCTCGTGGTCGCCCCGCGTCCCCGTCCCTTCTCGGCGCAGAGACCTCACTCACCCGGCTCCGCGGCCCGGGTCCTCCCACGTCTCCCAGAGGCTGTTTGTTCCCGGCCCCGCGAGCCTCCCCGGAGCGCGGGACCTCGGCCCGGGCTCCTCTTTGTAGCCGCGGCGGGTCCCGCTCCCCACGACGCCGCTCGGGACGCAGCCGGCCGAGCTCTGGCCGAGCCGGGGCGGCGGGACGTCGGGGAGACAGACATTCGAGAGAAGACTGAGGGATTCAAACTGAAAACCCCGAGGAGAGAGTTTTCGGAACTTCTCTTGTGCTTGCAAACAGCGACAGCCTCAAGCTGGGAAAGCAGCGTTGGGTGGACCGGGCAGGCGAGGACCGCGCCCCACCGATCGCAGGAGCTCGGCCCCGGAGACGGGTGAGAAGGGAAGGAGTGCGCGGCGAGTGGACCCCACGGCGGGTCCCCCAAGGGTTCAGTCCTATCCCGCCATCCCCAAGCCACCACCCCTGAGACCAATGTGTTTAGCCAACCGCGCGGGGGATGGCCGGGGCGaagagggtggggtgaggggagagatgCGGAGGACGAGGGGAACTGCCAGGCGGGAGAGGTTGGGGGCTGCTGGTTGATAGGAAAGGAATGGAATTCCTACACCCTTGCTCTGAGCTTGCTCCTCCAGTGGCCTTGGAGGAGTTTGCAACGTGCAAAGAACAGAAGCTAGTGATAACGTCCCAGCTTTTCTCGAGTCTCGGCTCCAACAGGACGGTTGGACTCTATTGCGCACCCGCCTTCGGTGATAGACCAGGTGCGCTCTGCCTGCAGCTAGCTTGATTAACACTGGGGTGCACTTGGTGAGAGTGAATCTTAATCGTTAAAGAGAAAGTTGGAGAGGTTAGGATGGAGACTGGAGGTGGGAGAAAATGTGGGACGAGGAAGGGAGAGATGGGAAAGGGAGGCAAAAGAGGCAgcggggagaaggggagaggaagtTCGTTGGAAGGTTAGAGGAGGAAGTGGTTGGTGGAATGAGGGAAGAGGAGATCATAATCCCCAGCAGTTTTGCTCACGCCACAAAacgggttttttttgggggggtgaagGGGGGTAGGTCAtttaaagtgaattttttaaatatttatttatttatttagttttggctgcgttgggtcttcgttgctgcgcacgggctttctctagttgtggcgagcgggggctactcttcgttgaggttcgcgggcttctcattgtggtggcttctcttgttgtggagcacgggctctaggcgcactggctctaggcgcacgggcttcagtagttgtggcgctggggcttagttgctctgtggcatgtgggatcttcccggaccagggctcgaacccgtgttccctggattggcaggcggattcttaaccactgcgccaccagggaagtcctaaagtgaatttttttttttttttttaatatcatcacttaaaaaaaaaaaagaagaattacatTTCGAATACTTGCAAAATGCTCCCTTGGTGTAGTTGTTCTTTGCATTGTTTTTCAATAGGGCTTCCTCAGTCTTGGACTAAAGACTTTGGGCGGTGCTCAGGGGTGGAGGTACAGATACACGCCAGGCTACCTTTTGCGGGTTACTCTCCTAAAACTGCCGGGAGGAATGCCTCTGGCTCACACTACAGGTCTTCTTTTGCTGATACTGCTGCTGATAGAACCCAGGAAGACTCTGGGCAGTGAGTGTCCTGGGATCTGGAGacctggctggggaggggcaggatgggaggCGGGCAGGAATGGAAAGGGCCCCACAGTGGTAGGCACCTGTCCACAGTACTCTTAGGATGGTGAGGGTGTGGTTTAGCTGGACTGGCTGCCCCGGAGGTGTGGGGACCCCAGCCTAAGGCAGGGTGCCTGACCTGTGCTCGTGTGGCAGCTCTCCCTCTCCTGCCAAGTCCCACCTCctactccaggaagcctttcctgatgaCCCGGGACCCATCATGAATGTGGCATGTGTCATCCTATggtgtcttttttccctttttttgaaaGTCCTGTCTGTTCAGATAGATTTTAAGTCCCTGGAGTACAGACACTGTCTTGTATTTTTGGTACCTCAACAGTTGGTACATGACGCTAAAAAGATTTGTCAGATAAATCCTCCTGTGTGCACCCAAGGGGTCCGTGGTGGCATCAAAGTGTTTAATTAAACCTCAGACAGTTAAAGGTGAGGCAGGACTAAGGACGCAGCAGGTGGAGGGCGTCTGGGATGGAGGCCCCTCCCTCTGCAGCCAGGCCCCTCATGGGGAGTCCCCGGGGACACACCTGTGTTTTTCTCTCGTGGAtgctccctctctctgcctcgaCCTCACTGTCGGATCTCAGTCCAGACCTGGGCAGCCCTGGTGTGAAGTCCAGGGCTCAGTGGACACAAAGCCTTTCCTCCAGCATGACAGTGACAGAAGCAAGGTCAAACCTTTGGGTCTCCTGGGGGAGGAGGTAAATGCCACCAAAGCATAGACAGAATTGAGCCAAATGCTGGGAGAAGTGGGACGAGAGCTCAGGATGGTCCTGCCTGTCATCACACTGGACAAAAGGGAGACCAGGGATAAGTACGGGAAGGGGTTGGGTAGCTGGAGACAGTCAGCAAGAGAGGGGAAGGAGCAGAGCACGTGCAGGGAAGGAGCTTCGTGTGAAAGAACGGAACACGGTCCAACCTGAGAGACCTGGTGGACCTGATGGGCAGGAGAGGGCAAGTCACGGACAGAAGCGCACAGGCCTCTAGATGTGCAGAGACACACTTGAGCTACGGGGGAGGACGGGCTGTGGACAGTCCAGGATGCTTCTTTGTGTGGGGACACAGATCTGCCCACCCTGCAGGTCAAGCTGTGTTGTCAGCGCGAAGCAGAGCGATGCACTGGTGCATCCTTGGACTTCAGCATCAACAGACACACAGCCCTCCTTGACGCGATGAACGTGAACCGGACAGTCGTCAATCCTGAGCCACAGGGGTCAAGGAGGAGTGGGAGaaccaggaagtggcagagtgTTTTAGGATGATCTCAACGGGAGACTGCAGTCACTGGTTTAGACAATTCCTAGTACACTGGGAGAGCATGCTGGAACCAGAACCCACGGGTAACTGAGCTGGGTGTGGAGGAGATGGTAGCTCTCTTCAAAGGTCTAGTGCCTTCCCTGTGTGGATGTGAGCACATATGTGTGTGCGATTGAAAatatgatggatggatggagtgaTTGATGTCTTGGTGGACTTCCTGTCTGGAGAATCAGTGACGGGCATAGCATAGGATTTCCCAGCATCCTCCTCTCCTAGCCCACCTCCCTCAGCACAGGAAGGAGCCCCCTTCCCCGTTAACCAATGACCCAGTCCCCCGGCACTGCTAGATGGTCCCCAGATCTGTATACATATTGTGCTTCCAGgccttctctccttcctgttGTAGTGATCCTTTAACCAGCTCAGATGTCACTTAACGAagccctcacccctccccagacAGAATTCAGCACCCCCAGATGTGTCCTCCTCAAAAAGGACTCCCCACAGTAAACAGGGCCACCTGCATGATAATCAGATGGACACGTGCTGTCTCCCTCAGCAGTAATGTGAGCTCCGTGAGGACAGGGCACAACCCCTGTTCATCTTCCTACCCCAGTGGTTTCACATAATGGGTCAGTAactttgcggggggggggggtgacatgTGCTGTCTGGGGACAGTAGCTGCTGAGGAAGGTGTATTCTTAGGTTTCACACGGCTTTTGCTGTATTGTTTGTTTTAGAACCACCATTAAATGCCCCAGGTAATGACCAGTCTGCATCCATCCAATTAATTGAATGGATCATCCCATTGATTTTCACCTGCTTCGTCCTAATTGGCTTCGTCGTCATGAAACTTACGAAGAAATCAGGGACCACAGCAGGTGAGATTCAGGCTGGCCTCTGGCTCCTGGGCCTGTCATGTTCTGCTAAGGACTTGGGAGAGGTGAGCCACGGGTCTCACCCAAGCGCCTGCCCACTGACCCATCTCTACCTAGAAATGCTGCACTTTCTCAGTCTTGGGCCCCTGCACTTCCCAGTAGGGCTGGGGATTACTCGGCTGTAGAAGTGGTAGAAGAGGCTGGTATGGGCAGCAGGACAGTgcagtgaggggaggggaaaCCAGGCATCCGctcctgtggggggagggggcgggcaggGTCTAAGATCTCAAAAGGTTGGGGGGGGGTGTTGTCTTGCTGAGGTGGTACCCAGGGTTCCCCCATCCTCTGATGATAGAGTGATTTAGTTCAACAATTTACCTGATGTTCTAACAGCCATTCCATCATCTGATGTTTCTTCCCTGGACCAGGAGAAGGTGGAAATGTTAGACCAACCCTTGGTGGAAAAAACTGACCCTTGATGACAGTCTGGCTGCTGATCTAATATATTATCTTCTACTCAGAGGTGGGTTTACCAAGAAGGTAAAGAACCCTTTGCTTTCCACGGCTGTTGATGAGCTCTTACTGCAGGAGTTAAGCGAAAAGGAGACATGTCCAACCACCTTGCTGTACCTTTGGGAGGAGCCTCTCCACTGTGTCTCACAGGCCTTCCCGTCAAAGGGAGGATCAGCACCTGAAATAAAAGAGAGCTCTGTGTGCCCAGTTGTATTGGACCGTTACCTAACACAGTACACAAAAATTCATTCAGAATGGACAAAaggcttaaatataagacctaaaactataaaatcttagaagaaaacataggacaaaagcttcatgacattcgATTTGGCTATGATTTCTTGGACATGACACCAAAGACGCAggcaacaaaagaagaaaatagataaactgaacttcat
This region includes:
- the LOC132376420 gene encoding LOW QUALITY PROTEIN: retinoic acid early transcript 1E-like (The sequence of the model RefSeq protein was modified relative to this genomic sequence to represent the inferred CDS: inserted 1 base in 1 codon; substituted 1 base at 1 genomic stop codon), whose translation is MNATQERLPCGRCQRPHSPGSAARVLPRLPEAVCSRPREPPRSAGPRPGLLFVAAAGPAPHDAARDAAGRALAEPGRRDVGETDIREKTEGFKLKTPRREFSELLLCLQTATASSWESSVGWTGQARTAPHRSQELGPGDGQAPHGESPGTHLCFSLVDAPSLCLDLTVGSQSRPGQPWCEVQGSVDTKPFLQHDSDRSKVKPLGLLGEEVNATKAXTELSQMLGEVGRELRMVLPDASLCGDTDLPTLQVKLCCQREAERCTGASLDFSINRHTALLDAMNVNRTVVNPEXTGVKEEWENQEVAECFRMISTGDCSHWFRQFLVHWESMLEPEPTEPPLNAPGNDQSASIQLIEWIIPLIFTCFVLIGFVVMKLTKKSGTTAAIPSSDVSSLDQEKVEMLDQPLVEKTDP